A single region of the Jatrophihabitans sp. GAS493 genome encodes:
- a CDS encoding LysM peptidoglycan-binding domain-containing protein, with translation MGALEKAFLEIEGGERVPCLFNPDSISVGRRNNWVGNPMPGKGVPKLRYSGADSGWMRLQLMFDTTDVGTPVTKYTGKILGLMDVDPSIAGTDETSNNARPPTVTFHWGDLHSFACVVIDLGLTFTYFSSTGVPLRAEMSLELRQYEPSKAFGPQNPTSGTPKPHRVHRIQPGETLDRISARYYGDSTRWRALAEVNGIEDPLTLRPGSLLSVPRMEGK, from the coding sequence TCTTCAACCCCGACTCCATCTCGGTCGGACGGCGCAACAACTGGGTCGGCAACCCGATGCCCGGAAAGGGTGTGCCGAAGCTGCGCTACTCCGGCGCCGACTCCGGATGGATGCGGCTGCAGCTCATGTTCGACACGACCGACGTCGGCACCCCGGTCACCAAGTACACCGGCAAGATCCTCGGCCTGATGGACGTCGACCCGTCCATCGCCGGCACCGATGAGACCTCCAACAACGCCCGACCGCCCACCGTCACCTTCCACTGGGGTGACCTGCACTCCTTCGCCTGCGTGGTGATCGACCTCGGGCTCACCTTCACCTACTTCTCCTCGACCGGCGTCCCGCTGCGGGCTGAGATGAGCCTGGAACTACGGCAGTACGAACCCTCCAAAGCGTTCGGCCCGCAGAACCCGACGTCCGGGACGCCGAAGCCGCACCGGGTGCATCGCATTCAACCCGGCGAGACGCTGGACCGGATCTCCGCGCGCTACTACGGCGACTCGACGCGCTGGCGGGCGCTGGCCGAGGTGAACGGCATCGAGGACCCGCTCACGCTGCGGCCGGGGTCGTTGTTGTCGGTGCCACGGATGGAGGGAAAGTGA
- a CDS encoding phage baseplate assembly protein V: MTEVLSPYLTANGAELPTSWLAALTAIRIERGIGEVGRATLTFIDENYELATQRLFSLGSTVTLAAGDRTELMRGVVTGTGIESGSSGVPHLSVVVHEATFRMTRNSQSRSFAQVKYSDIVSKLASEHGLQADVASSPGLVPYLLQSGSDFDFLNAVVERAGFVWWMHEGTLLAKPRGTSSGSLVTTTMGEDLLEYSVSATALRPNKVVVGGWDARNQQDLVGSEAETATTFVPDATIFDGYKSSKSLGDAVFTTAGPTPADGTEATLQARSIMNELAASALVARGTCHGSALLRPSVTITLANAGPASGSYLLTRIEHRYDSRGFETRFTAGGYQPATLLDTLGGGRRSDGGGLSFAHLTVGIVTDVNDPDKMGSVKIRFNSMGAGVDVGSSWARLMTVGAGANRGVVFQPEINDEVLVAFEDGDTRRPVVLGGLFSAKKPLPNWAVEGSAVSARRITSRDGHFIEFSDGSDPATKHLKMELKSGHLIRLGDDKFDIAVSAGKPVAIKAGESTFVIDAQGDVTITANNINLKAKQKVNIEGLEVNVKAQVKASVQGVQVEVKGSGTAEVSASGPLTLKGAMVAIN, from the coding sequence GTGACCGAGGTCCTCTCGCCGTATCTCACGGCCAACGGAGCGGAGTTGCCGACCAGCTGGTTGGCCGCACTCACCGCTATCCGGATCGAACGGGGGATCGGCGAGGTCGGGCGCGCAACGCTGACCTTCATCGACGAGAACTACGAACTGGCGACCCAGCGGCTCTTCAGCCTGGGTTCGACGGTCACCCTCGCCGCCGGCGACCGGACGGAGCTGATGCGCGGCGTCGTCACCGGAACCGGCATCGAGAGCGGCAGCTCCGGGGTGCCCCACCTGAGCGTTGTCGTCCATGAGGCGACCTTCCGGATGACCCGCAACAGCCAGAGCCGCAGCTTCGCGCAGGTGAAGTACTCCGACATCGTCAGCAAGCTGGCCAGCGAGCACGGGCTACAGGCCGACGTCGCCAGCAGTCCGGGGCTCGTGCCTTATCTGCTGCAGAGCGGCAGCGACTTCGACTTCCTCAACGCGGTGGTCGAGCGGGCCGGATTCGTCTGGTGGATGCACGAGGGCACCCTCTTGGCCAAGCCTCGCGGCACCTCGTCCGGCTCACTCGTCACCACGACGATGGGAGAGGACCTGCTCGAGTACTCGGTGAGCGCCACCGCGCTGCGCCCGAACAAGGTCGTGGTCGGTGGGTGGGACGCGCGAAACCAGCAGGACCTGGTCGGCAGCGAGGCCGAGACCGCGACCACCTTCGTCCCGGACGCGACGATCTTCGACGGCTACAAGTCGTCGAAGTCCCTGGGAGACGCCGTCTTCACCACAGCCGGTCCGACCCCGGCCGACGGGACCGAAGCCACCCTGCAGGCCCGTTCGATCATGAACGAACTCGCGGCCAGCGCCCTGGTCGCACGCGGCACCTGCCACGGCTCGGCCCTGCTGCGGCCGTCGGTCACCATCACGCTGGCCAACGCCGGACCGGCCTCCGGGTCCTACCTCCTCACCCGGATCGAGCATCGCTACGACAGCCGCGGGTTCGAGACGCGGTTCACCGCCGGGGGCTACCAGCCGGCGACGCTGCTCGACACCCTCGGCGGCGGTCGGCGCAGTGACGGCGGCGGCCTCTCCTTCGCCCACCTGACCGTCGGGATCGTGACCGACGTCAACGACCCGGACAAGATGGGGTCGGTGAAGATCCGGTTCAACAGCATGGGCGCCGGAGTCGACGTGGGGAGCTCCTGGGCCCGGCTGATGACCGTCGGTGCCGGGGCCAACCGTGGCGTGGTCTTCCAGCCGGAGATCAATGACGAGGTGCTGGTCGCCTTCGAGGACGGCGACACCCGCCGTCCGGTGGTGCTCGGCGGTCTCTTCAGCGCCAAGAAGCCGCTGCCGAACTGGGCGGTGGAGGGTTCGGCCGTCTCGGCGCGGCGGATCACCTCACGAGACGGGCATTTCATCGAGTTCTCCGACGGAAGCGACCCGGCCACCAAGCACCTGAAGATGGAGCTGAAGTCCGGGCACCTGATCCGGCTCGGCGATGACAAGTTCGACATCGCCGTCAGCGCCGGCAAGCCGGTGGCGATCAAGGCCGGGGAGAGCACCTTCGTGATCGACGCCCAGGGGGATGTCACGATCACCGCCAACAACATCAATCTGAAGGCGAAGCAGAAGGTGAACATCGAGGGGCTCGAGGTGAACGTGAAGGCCCAGGTCAAGGCGTCGGTACAGGGCGTGCAGGTCGAGGTGAAGGGCAGCGGAACGGCTGAAGTCAGCGCCAGCGGCCCACTCACCCTCAAGGGCGCGATGGTGGCGATCAACTGA
- a CDS encoding GPW/gp25 family protein, with protein MTEMVPRPTGPLSQYDATFVGRGFSWPMEVDQTGSIKLTDTAEDIDRSIQIVLLTAPGERLMRPQFGCRIWDLLFEPITANLLGLIAEAVRDALAQWEPRIEVEEVEPSADDDEAGLVRIKIAYRVRATNDRRNLVYPFYVIPHDAE; from the coding sequence ATGACCGAGATGGTCCCGCGCCCGACTGGCCCCCTCAGCCAATACGACGCCACCTTCGTCGGCCGGGGATTCAGCTGGCCGATGGAGGTCGATCAGACCGGCTCGATCAAGCTGACCGACACCGCCGAGGACATCGACCGATCGATCCAGATCGTGCTCCTCACCGCGCCCGGGGAGCGGCTGATGCGCCCGCAGTTCGGCTGCCGCATCTGGGATCTGCTCTTTGAACCGATCACCGCGAATCTGCTCGGCCTCATCGCCGAGGCCGTCCGGGACGCGCTGGCCCAGTGGGAGCCGCGGATCGAGGTCGAGGAGGTCGAGCCGTCGGCCGACGACGACGAGGCAGGCCTGGTGCGGATCAAGATCGCCTACCGGGTGCGGGCGACCAACGACCGCCGCAACCTGGTCTACCCCTTCTACGTCATCCCGCACGATGCCGAGTAG
- a CDS encoding putative baseplate assembly protein — MPLPAPNLDDRRFQDIVDEAKRLIPRYCPEWTNHNVSDPGVALIELFAWMSEMVLFRVNQVPERLYVHFLNLVGVEPFPPSVSRVDLTFWLTAVLDTAVVVPANSEVTTAGSVGTEEPVVFTTAQELVIAPPELQYAKTVTMGDERVSDVWDDLRFDPLGVRCFASPTLTPGDGFYLGFARSLAGTMIRLRLEAEADGIGVDPRNPPLLWEIWNGEAWITALVHEDGTGGLNRAGDIVLIVPSEHELLTVGNTPAYWLRARLLSPRPGQPTYQASPRVRSVLAATLGGTVAAEHAEVVGSEVIGRSDGSPAQVFRVARTPVLPRRPGEHVQVIDTDGTADWQEVPDFSSSTPRDRHYVWDSGSGVIRFGPRVRYPDGSVRQHGAVPRDGGRVVVTGYRHGGGARGNVGARTLTVPRSALPYIRGVINLSAASGGVDAESIAEAKIRGPLTLRTGQRAVTAGDFERLTLESSTEVARARCLPASDGNGSVRVLVVPQVRRGGELHQLDDFAIAAPLMRSISEHLDAHRLVGTSIQVATPYYQGVSVVALVHTTPGRPAALVRQRAQDAITRYVDPLTGGPDGTGWPFDADINSAVVTQLLESVDGVERVEEALLFEYDLRTGRRLGSGKDVIRLDQHSLFLSAAHQIVVR; from the coding sequence ATGCCGCTACCCGCCCCCAATCTCGACGACCGCCGGTTCCAGGACATCGTCGACGAGGCCAAGCGTCTCATCCCGCGCTACTGCCCCGAGTGGACCAACCACAACGTCTCCGACCCCGGCGTCGCGCTCATCGAGCTCTTCGCCTGGATGAGCGAGATGGTGCTGTTCCGGGTGAACCAGGTTCCGGAGCGCCTCTACGTGCACTTCCTGAACCTGGTCGGCGTCGAGCCGTTCCCGCCGTCGGTCTCCCGCGTGGACCTGACGTTCTGGCTGACCGCGGTGCTGGACACCGCGGTGGTGGTACCGGCCAACTCGGAGGTGACCACGGCCGGCTCCGTCGGTACCGAGGAGCCGGTGGTCTTCACCACCGCGCAGGAACTGGTCATCGCACCGCCGGAACTGCAGTACGCCAAGACTGTGACGATGGGCGACGAGCGGGTCTCCGACGTCTGGGACGACCTTCGTTTCGACCCGCTGGGCGTGCGCTGCTTCGCCTCACCGACACTGACGCCGGGCGACGGCTTCTACCTCGGCTTCGCGCGCAGTCTGGCCGGCACCATGATCCGGCTGCGGCTGGAGGCCGAGGCAGACGGGATCGGCGTCGACCCGCGCAACCCCCCGCTGCTCTGGGAGATCTGGAACGGCGAGGCCTGGATCACCGCACTGGTTCACGAGGACGGGACGGGGGGCCTCAACCGGGCCGGTGACATCGTGCTCATCGTGCCGAGCGAGCACGAGCTCCTCACCGTCGGAAACACCCCGGCCTACTGGTTGCGGGCCCGGCTGCTCTCCCCCCGCCCGGGGCAGCCCACCTACCAGGCCTCCCCCCGGGTCCGCTCGGTCCTCGCGGCCACCCTCGGCGGCACCGTCGCCGCCGAGCACGCCGAGGTGGTCGGCTCGGAGGTGATCGGACGCAGCGACGGCAGCCCGGCCCAGGTCTTCCGGGTCGCCCGCACACCGGTGCTGCCGCGGCGCCCCGGTGAGCACGTGCAGGTCATCGACACCGACGGCACGGCCGACTGGCAGGAGGTGCCGGACTTCTCCAGCTCCACCCCGCGCGACCGTCACTACGTCTGGGACAGCGGCAGCGGCGTCATCCGGTTCGGGCCACGGGTGCGCTACCCCGACGGCTCGGTGCGCCAGCACGGCGCAGTGCCCCGCGACGGCGGCCGCGTCGTCGTCACCGGCTATCGCCACGGAGGTGGCGCGCGGGGCAACGTCGGCGCCCGGACACTCACCGTGCCGAGGTCGGCATTGCCTTATATTCGTGGGGTAATCAACCTCAGCGCGGCCAGTGGCGGGGTCGACGCGGAGAGCATCGCCGAGGCGAAGATCCGCGGCCCGCTGACGCTGCGGACCGGGCAGCGGGCCGTCACCGCCGGAGACTTCGAGCGCCTCACCCTGGAGTCCTCGACCGAGGTGGCGCGGGCTCGCTGCCTACCGGCCAGCGACGGCAACGGTTCGGTGCGCGTGCTGGTCGTGCCTCAGGTGCGGCGTGGCGGCGAGCTGCACCAACTCGACGACTTCGCCATCGCCGCCCCACTGATGCGCAGCATCAGCGAGCATCTCGACGCGCACCGACTGGTCGGGACCTCGATCCAGGTAGCCACCCCGTACTACCAGGGCGTCTCGGTGGTAGCACTGGTGCACACCACACCCGGCCGCCCGGCGGCGCTGGTGCGGCAGCGGGCTCAGGACGCGATCACCCGCTACGTCGATCCCCTCACCGGGGGCCCGGACGGCACCGGGTGGCCTTTCGACGCCGACATCAACTCGGCCGTGGTGACGCAGCTGCTGGAGTCGGTTGATGGGGTGGAACGGGTCGAGGAGGCGCTGCTGTTCGAGTACGACCTGCGTACCGGCCGCCGTCTCGGCTCCGGCAAGGACGTCATCCGCCTCGACCAGCACTCGCTCTTCCTCTCCGCCGCCCACCAGATCGTGGTCCGATGA
- a CDS encoding phage tail protein — MSQPVVSVPSASGKAVDGRPGIRLSRRSPQWMLNQLPVGMLGSDFFVRFVSLFQDLGTGLLEDADNIDYLADVSVAPDAMVRWLGSWIGMNSLDPSLPDDLQRRIVDGSAQTLAWRGTVTGLRRFLELTTGGPAEVVDGGGVWREGDAPTDTAWVRMSVDSTGWLLEADFVELVRDEIPAHVRAELWVQDRRVWSSGGEVASQLEAASATSSSRALPIAPTPDEEQTGPDGQSARPQENP; from the coding sequence ATGAGCCAGCCCGTCGTCTCCGTTCCCTCCGCCTCCGGCAAGGCCGTCGACGGGCGCCCGGGCATCCGGTTGTCTCGGCGCAGCCCGCAGTGGATGCTCAACCAGCTGCCGGTCGGGATGCTGGGCAGTGACTTCTTCGTCCGCTTCGTCTCGCTCTTCCAGGACCTCGGCACCGGGCTGCTCGAAGACGCCGACAACATCGACTACCTGGCCGACGTGTCGGTGGCACCGGATGCGATGGTGCGCTGGCTCGGGTCCTGGATCGGGATGAACTCCCTCGACCCTTCACTGCCGGATGACCTGCAGCGACGCATCGTCGACGGCTCGGCGCAGACGCTGGCCTGGCGGGGCACGGTCACCGGTCTGCGTCGCTTCCTGGAACTCACCACCGGCGGGCCGGCCGAGGTGGTGGACGGCGGCGGCGTCTGGCGCGAAGGGGATGCACCGACCGACACGGCCTGGGTGCGCATGTCGGTCGACTCGACCGGCTGGCTGCTGGAGGCCGACTTCGTAGAGCTTGTACGGGACGAGATCCCGGCGCACGTCCGGGCCGAACTCTGGGTTCAGGATCGACGCGTCTGGAGTTCCGGCGGCGAGGTGGCCTCGCAGCTGGAGGCGGCCAGCGCAACCAGCTCTTCGCGGGCCCTGCCGATCGCCCCGACACCGGATGAGGAGCAGACTGGACCCGATGGCCAGTCGGCCCGACCGCAGGAGAATCCGTGA